The DNA sequence ATGGTGGAGGAAAAGCCGAAGAGGGGGCTGTTGACCAGTTTGAGCAGCTTCGCGGAAATACCTACATCCGTGTTGACGACATTGGCGATGTCATGGGCCGAGCTTTTGGGATTGTCCAGAACCTCACGAATCTTGAAGTAGATATCAGGAAATGAGGCCAAACCGACCTCGTGACGGACAATTTCCGCTGCATTTCCGACATCCTTGATAAAAAGATCTGAAAGATGCTCCATGTTCTTGGCCCGCAGAGCGCTTTCGCAGGGAACCTCCCAGCCTGAGGAAATCGCGCGGGCGGTACGTTCCACGGCAATGTGAAAGAGTCCCTTGAATGCTTCGTGGTCGGGATCGACAAAGACGAAAAAATTGCGGGAATGGAGTTCCGCCTGACGAGCAGTCTCTGCTTCGAAATCCATTTCCACGGGCAGACGGACGGATACGGCGCTGAGGCCGAACTCCTTGAGAAGCTGGATCTGTTCGTCGCTCAACAAGACTCCCGCTTCCAAAAACGTTGTTCCATCCACACCGGGTATTTTCCTGGCCAGAATCATTCCCGGGAGTAGATACTCCGTGCATACTCTGATCACATCCAACCTCCGTTCTAATGAGAACAATGCGCGACTCGCATCACGCATCCTTCCTGTACACGATGCCCCCGGGCTTGATCAGGGGCTTAAAGGCACGAGAGATCTTATGGATTGTCTCCGAGTGGCCAAGCACCAGATACCCTCCGGGCAGAAGATTGTCGTAAAAACCGGAGATGACTTTTTGTTTCATCGGATCATCAAAATAGATAATTACATTGCGACAGAATATGATATGCGATCGCGGAATGCGCTTCAGGGCAAGCTTGTCGTTCAGGTTGATCAGGCTGAAGGAAACAAGTTTTTTGACTTTCGGGTGGATGCGGTATCCGCTCGGTTCTCTGGTGAAGTACCTGTTCAGGATATCCTTGGACGTCGTGCGCAAGGAATGTTCTCCATACAACCCATCCTGCGCCTTGGCGATCATGTCCGGGGAAAGATCGTTGGCCGTGATGCGTACCTTCCAACCGAGAATGGACATCCGCAACGCCTCGTGGAGCATGATGCCCAATGTGTAGGGCTCCTCGCCGGAGGAACAGCCCGCGGACCAGATGTGCATGGTTTTGTCTTCGGATTGTTCGCGTTCCCGGATTACCTCTTTGAGCACGTTGGCTTCAAAGACTTCCAGTTGTTTGACGTCACGAAAGAAACTGGTTTCATTGGTAGTAATCTTGGACAGAAAAAATTTCAGTTCCTCGTTCTTCGTCGGACCGTGCCGCAGAAGCAATGCATATTCCTTGTAGCTGCGCAGCCCCAGATCAAGGAGTCGTGGGCCGAGGCGGTTTTCCAGAAGATACTTGCGGCGTTCCGGAATATCTATGCCCGCAAGATCATAGATGAACCGCCGCAGTTCATTGAACTCTTCGGCGCTGATGGGCGGCGTTTGGCGCAGATTCAAGGGGCTTGATGTGCTTGGAGCCATTTGGCCTTTTCTCGAAATGGTATGTGAAGTGAGGTGGAACTCACATGAACAACATTAGTTGATTCTCTAGCAAAAGAGTAAGTAAAAGAAAAGCATTGCAAAAAAAAAGTGCGACCATGCGGGCCGCACTTTAACGTACACGATCATGTAGCATGTTCGTGTTCAGGAGTGGTACGAATTTAATTTGCCGGTGAATCCGCCGGAACGATGTTGATCCTGGTCTTTACTTTGCGTTGCCGGGTGTAACGCTCGAATTCAACCACGCCGTCCGTCAAGGCGAACAAGGTGTAGTCGCGGCCCATGCCGACATTTTTGCCGGGATGGAATTTGGTGCCCAGCTGACGGACCAGGATATTCCCGGCCAGGACCTGCTGTCCGCCGAAACGCTTGACGCCGCGTCGCTGACCAGCGCTGTCGCGACCGTTTCTGGAGCTGCCTCCAGCTTTTTTATGTGCCATTGTAATCCTCCGTGGTTATGCCTGGATGGACTTGACCATGATTTTTGTGAATTCTTGACGATGTCCCTGCTTCTTCCTGGAGTCCTTGCGCCGCCAGAACCGAAAGACGATGATTTTCTTGTCTCGTCCATGCTCCAGGACTTCACAAGCTACCTTGGCGTCGGACACATAGGGCTGTCCGGCCATGGCCTCGCTCTCGTTGCCAACAAGCAGAACCTTGTCCAGAAGGACCTCCGCGCCGGGTTCGGCGTGAATTCTGTCCACCTTGAGGCTCACTCCCTCTTCCATGCGGTATTGTTTGCCGCCTGACTCTACGATTGCATATCTCATTATCGGCCTCCCAAATGCAGAAACAGCTCTCATATGCGAAATTCTTTTGAATCGTCAAGCGAATTTTTCATTCCCGATGGATCAGGCCCTGGCCAGTACAAGCAGGTCCACCGACACGGCTCCGGCCTGGAGCAAAGTCCTGGCGGCGGCATGCGCCGTGGCTCCTGTGGTCAGAATGTCGTCGACCAGGAGAACCGTTCTGCCGTGGACGAGGGCGTTGTCGGCCTGGAATGCTCCCTTCAGGTTCTGCATGCGCTGCGCTCGCGGCAAGGTGTGCTGGGCTGGTGTGTTTCGAATCCGACTCAAAGCGTTGACGCGCAAGTTGCCGAAACCATCATGGCTAATGCCCCTGGACAGTTCCAGGCTCTGGTTGAAACCGCGGTCACGAAGCTTCCGGGGATGGAGCGGAATCGGTACGATCAGATCGTGGGAGGTTGCCTCTGCGGCCTGGAGCGAAAGGCGCAGCAAATCGTGCAACAGCCGGCCCAGTCCGAGCTGGGCCTGGAACTTGAACCGCAAGACCAGTGATTTCAGCAGATCATTGTATGGACCGTAGAAATAGACGTTGTGCCAGGGAGGCGGAGAAAGGCGGCAATCGAGGCACAACATCGGGGGCCCGGCATCAACCTCGTACAGCTTCCCGCATCGCGGACAGTATCCGGTAATTCGCTGAACAAGCCTCGACCGACAGACGGCGCAGACATTGAGCGTGGCCGTTGAAGCCGGGTCTGAAGAAGCTTCATCCTTCAGGGCTCCGCAGACAGGACACCTTTTGTTCAGCGCTGGAAAATATTCCTGGACAAGCCGCGCCATGCGGCTCCAGGAGAGAGTGGCGAGCTGACGCGGAGTCCGCTCAAACTTACTTATGCGGAAAGCTGCGTCCATGCATGGGAGCCGGCTGAGATCAAGGTTTCCCGTGCGTCGGAGCGACCACGGAGGTCGTCGGCGTTATCAATGCCGCGGAATACATGCTGTTCCTGAATGTGAAAATTGAAGGTTTTCAGAAAATACTTGAGGGTGAGCAAGGCCCCTTCAAACAGACGTTCGCCTTGGGGGCGACCGGCTACGAGGTTGATGATCGCAGGCCTGGCGGCAAGCTTTTGCATCACCGGGTCCTGGTTCTCCTTGCGCAAATAATAGGACTGGCTGCGGTCGATCCAGGCCTTGAACTGGGCGGGAACATGATAAAAGTAGATCGGTGAGGAAATGAAGATGCTCGGCGCGGCAAGCAATGCCTGAAACAGTTGTGCGCTTTGATCCTGGTCGGAAAGATAGCACTCGCCTCGGGGATCCTGGGCGCAGCGGATACAGCCCTGGCAGGGATGAATGGAAAAGTCTCTCAGGAAAAAGAGCTGACTGCGGCCCCCAGCCTGACGGATTCCCTCCCGGAAAAAGGCCGCGGCGTCATCGCTGTTTCCGCCGCTGCGAGGACTGCAGGAGATAACTGCTGGAGATGAAAAGTCTCCCGTGGCGTACGGGGCGAAACCGTTCAAGGGAGGGCGGGAAACCGTCATGTCCTTGTTCCTCTGCGTTCTCGCTAATCTTCAAAGTATGGGTTTGTCAGCTGTTCTTCCCGAACGGTGGTCGCGGGGCCGTGGCCGGGATAGACGATGGTTTCCTGAGGCAGGGTAAAAAGCTGGGAGCGGACAGCGTTGAGCAACGTCTCCATGTCGCCGCCGAAAAAGTCGGTCCTCCCGATGGAACCGGCAAACAGAACGTCCCCGACGAAAACGGCATTAAGGTCCGGGAAGTAGTAGGAAAGGCTGCCCGGACTGTGACCCGGCGTGTGTAGAACACGGCATTGCAGGCCGATGAACTCCGTGTCCCCGGCGCTGATGGTCTCGTATTCATAAGAATCCACCTTGGGCAGACCCATGTAGTTGCCGCTGCCCAGGCCGCTGGCCAGCAGGGGAACGTCTTTTTCGGGGACGCGAATGGGGGCCTTGGTGGCGAGATGCAGGGCCTGGTTGCCGTAAAGATGATCGAAGTGCAGGTGCGTGTTCAGGATCTCCCGGATCTGGAGATTGTTGGATGACGCAAAGCGAAGCACGGGGTCCGGAGCGCCGCCCGGGTCAACGACAAGAGCCTGCCCCTGGTTGGCAAGCAGGTAGCAGTTGGTTTGCAGAGGACCCAGCGGGAATGTTTGTATGGCCGACATCTATAAAGCCTCCAGTAAAAGTTCTTCCAGGGGGCGGCGGGACGATGCACCCGGATGGGCCGGATGGCCAAGGGCGATAACCGCCATGATCCGGTACTCATCAGGATTCAGGTCGAGTGCCTGAATCACTTGCTCTTCCTGATTGATGATTTCTCCAAGCCAGACGCCGCCAAGGCCCAGGCCGTGAATGGCCAGAAGCATGTTCTGGATGCAGGCGCCGGCGGCCTGATGGTCCTTGCCTTCATGATACATTGCCGGCTTGTGCAGGAACAGGGCGATGAGCGCGCCGGCATTGCGGACAATGGCGGCATATTTTGTCAAACCGGCCAGGGATTCCTGTCGCGGATCGTTCTTGTGAATGACCAGAAAACGCCACGGTTGATTGTTCAGTCCGCTGGGCGCCCAGCGTCCGGCATCCAGGATGCGTCTTAAGTGCTCCGTGTCCACGGGCTGGTCCGTAAATTTGCGCACACTGCGGCGTTGAAGCAGGGCTTGAAAAATGGTCGGTTCGGGATGAGGCATCTTGTCCTCCTGAAAAGCTTCGTGCCGGCGGGTTACAGAGAAGTTGCCGGCTCACGCCAAATAACCGTGCAACTCCTCATTATTTTTTCTTGCGATTTTCCTGGATTTTCTGGGCCGTGTAAGCGGCCAACAGGCCGCAGACAATGCCGTAAAACAAGGCCCTGCCGACATCCACGCCAAACCAGGTCGCCATCAGGCCGATGGAGCCGCCGACAATCGCACCGCGCAGAACAGGCGGCAATCCTTTTTGAGACTCATTAGACATGCTGTCACCATCCTCTTTTTGTCAACAACTACAATTCTCAGCACAAAGTGGCAAGGCAGCAGCGCAAACGAGATCCGGTTCGCCTTGATTTTGCGTGGCACGTCGGCTGGAGTTCTTGACCAATCACCTTTCCTGGTTGACTATGGAATCTTTTACCCTTTAGGTACTATGGGCTTCACGTATGGGACCGAACTCCGGCCAAACTGGGGTGTGGCCATATCTTCTTGTCGTTCGACATCACTTAATAATGTGCTTCATGCACGAATGATGCAGTTGGTTCGCGAATCGCTGTTCAAGGATCATTAAACTCTCCATGAATCGGAATATCTCAACCAATCACGCGGCTGCTCCAGACGTGGAGCATGCTTCCTCTTCGGCGATCGATGCCGATGCGTCGCGAAACAGCCGCCTGGCGGATTTTCTTTTTGAAGTGGGCATGCTTCGCAAGACGCCGCGCTCAGGATATCAATTCCTCGGTTCCGGACAGGAGAACGTTGCCGAACACTCCTTCCGGACCACGGTCATTGCCTATGTTCTGGCTTCGCTGACCGAGGGGGCGGATCTTTTACGGACCATGGGCATGGCCTTGTTCCATGATCTGCACGAAACGCGCATCGGGGACTTCAATTATGTCAACAGGATCTACAACTCCCGAAAGACGCTGCTTGCCCTGGAGCATGCACTGGACGGGACTGGCCTGGACGACGTCATGCAGTGGTGGCGGGAGTTGGATGCGACGCAGAGTCTGGAGTCCCGGCTTGTCCACGATGCGGACCAGCTTGACCTGATATTGAATCTGAAGCAAGAGCAGGACCTGGGCAATCCCTATGCCGCAAAGTGGCTCGAATGCGCGCTTCCCCGCTTGCACACGGACCTGGCTCGCGACTTGGCCGCAGTAATCATGCACACGGACCATACGAACTGGTGGTTCAAAAGGCCGGATCCCTCTTGGTGGTGTAAAGGACATAATCCGGATTCTCCCGAGGGGATGGAGTGAGTTCGTGCGCGCCAAGGCAGCATTCGGAGAAAGGCGATTATGCTGCGAGTTCACGGCTTCATTCGAAAAGTTCCTTGAACGACCCGAAAAATCTCGTGCGCTCCCGCAGTTGTTGCCGGCATTCATATTTTTCACATAACTCCAATCAGGGCTTGACAACGTGAGTATAATGAGCCGGATATGACCCAATTCGTCGCAGCCGTTGGCGGCTTGTTCATAAGCATTTCCCGGGACAGCGGGCGGATGGTGCTCTTGTTTCTGGAGGCCTTGTCTTGGCTGTTCCGGCCACCATGGCGCTGGCGTTTGTTTTTCAAGCAGATGGAATTCATCGGCGTGAATTCCGTGTTCGTGGTCGCCCTGACGTCCCTGTTCACCGGCATGGTCCTGGCTCTGCAGACGTATTACGCGTTTCGGATGTTTTCCGCGGAGACCTTGGTCGGCGCCACGGTCGCTCTGTCCATGGCCCGCGAACTCGGACCGGTGATCACGGCCCTGATGGTCACCGGAAGAGCCGGTTCGGCCATTGCCGCCGAGATCGGAACCATGCGCGTCACGGAACAGGTGGACGCACTTTCGGTGATGGCCATCAATCCTGTTCAATATCTTGTTTTGCCGCGGATTATTGCCGGAGTGATCATGGTTCCGTTGCTCACGGCACTATCCGTCTTCATCGGCGTTTTCGGCGGGTATCTGGTGGGAGTGCGGCTGCTGGGAATCCACGGCGGCATATTTATGAACAAGATATATGAATTCGTCACCTTGAGTGATTTGTACAACGGCTTGATCAAGGCGGCCTGCTTCGGTTTGGTCCTCACACTGGTGGGTTGCTACAAGGGCTTCTACACCAGTGGGGGTGCGGAGGGCGTTGGGCGGGCCACTACCCAGGCCGTGGTTCTCGCGTCCGTGCTGATTTTGACCAGCGACTACGTGCTCACCGCATTGATGATGTAGCATGCCCATGGAACCGATTATCGAAATGCGCAATGTGCGGAAAAGTTTTGGACGCGAGCACGTGCTTCGTGATCTGAGTCTGGCCATAGCCAAGGACTCGGTGAGCGTGATCATCGGCCGCAGCGGCGGGGGCAAAAGCGTGCTGCTCAAGCACATCATCGGCTTGATGCAACCCGACCAGGGACAGGTGATCATCGACGGTCAGGACATTGCCCGGATGAGCGAACGCCAGATGGCGCCCGTCCGGCGCAAGTTCGGAATGCTGTTTCAGGAGTCGGCCTTGTTCGATTCGATGAACGTGGAGGAAAACGTCGCTTTTCCTCTGTTAGAGCACACCCGCAAGAGCCGGAGCGAGGTTATGGACATCGTGGCGCAAAAGCTGACCGCGGTGGGCCTGAAGGAAATGGGCCACAAGATGTCCTCGGAACTTTCCGGCGGGATGCGCAAACGGGTCGGTCTGGCTCGGGCCTTGGCCCTGGAACCGAAGATCGTGTTGTTCGACGAGCCGACATCGGGCCTCGATCCCGTCATGGCCGCCACCATCAACGAACTGATCGTGCGCACCCAGGCCGAGTTTCATGCCACCTGCGTGGTGATCAGTCATGATATTCCCGCGGCCATGAGTACCGGCCACGAACTGTTCATGCTGTTTGAAGGCAGGATCATCGCCCAAGGCACGCCGGATCAGATCAGGCAATGGGATGATCCCGTGGTCCAGCAGTTCATTCACGGACGAGCTGAAGGTCCGATCAGCATCGTTTAGCGTTCTTATGATTTTCTTATCAAGTACATGGAGAAAGCGTGACATCCGGAGCTGAAATCAAAGTTGGCGTTTTTGTCCTGATCGCATGCGCGGCCCTTGCCTACATGACGTTACGGGTCGGAACGGGAGTCTTTCTGCCGGGCGACACATACGAGGTGGATGTCCTTTTCGAGAACGTATCCGGATTGCGGACCAATTCTCCCGTGGAGATCGCGGGCATCGACATTGGCTTGGTGGAGACCATCACCCTGGACGGCCATCAGGCCAGGGTGACTCTGCAGTTGCGGTCGCATGTGCGGCTGCATTCCGACGCAGTGGCCACGATCCGCACCCGCGGCGTGCTTGGGGACAAGTTCGTGGAGATACAACCTGGCGGCGAGCCGTTTCCCATGGTCGAGGACGGGGGGCGCATTACCAGGGGGGCTACGCCGGCAGATATGGATCAGATGTTCACCAAGGTGGGCGACATAGCCGACGACATCCGCGTCGTTTCCCGCAGCGCCGCCAATGTTTTCGGCGGCCCCCAGGGCGAGCAGGATTTGCGTTTGGCCTTTGAAAGTCTTCGTGACGCGGCCATGGGACTAAATGCCATGGTGCAGGCCAATGCGGAAAGCGTTGACTTCATCGTGCGCAATTTCCGGGACTTTTCAGCTGATCTGCGGGATATCGCCGGGACGAACAAGGAAGGCATCGACCGCATCGTGGCCAACCTGGAGACAGCCTCCGGACAGCTGCAAACCACCCTGCAACAGGCGGGCGACGTGCTCGCTCGCCTCGAAACCGGGGAAGGCCCCCTGGCCAAAATGATCAGTGATCCGGAGATGGGCCAGGATCTGCAGGAGACGATGGCCTCCCTGGAAAGCATTTCCCGGAAGATTGATGAAGGTCAGGGCACCCTGGGCAAGCTGATCAACGAAGATACGACAGCCCAGGAATTGGACCGGGCTCTGGAGGGAATCAACAGGTTTCTGGCCAAGCAGGATCAGTTCCAAACCTCGGTGGATTTCACCAGCGAGTACCTGGCACGCCACGGCGAAACCAGATCCGCGCTGACCTTGCGGCTGCAACCGGCTGAGGACAAGTATTATTTGCTGTCCGTGGTGGACAGCCCCCAAGGCAGGAGAGAGAAGAAGGAAACCCTCACCGAACGCTGGGTAAACGGCGAAAGAACGGTGATCCGGGAAATTGAGGACAGATACTACCAAAGCAAGATCACCTTCTCCGCCCAGCTGGCCAAGCGCTGGGACAATCTGGTTCTGCGCGGAGGACTGATCGAAAGCACTGGTGGGGTCGGAGTGGACTATTATCTCTGGGACGATCGCCTGCAACTGCTCTTTGAAGCCTATGATTTTAACAAGGACGACAACCCGCACCTCAAGGCCGGCGCCAAGCTCTATTTCCTGCGCAATTTCTACGCCAGCCTGGGCATGGACGACTTCGCCCGCAGCGACCGGCGCTCCTTCTATGCCGGTCTGGGGTTTCACTTCACGGATGAAGACCTGAAATACCTGCTGACCAGCGTGCCCGTTCCAAATCTGTAAACCAACTCTTTACGCGCCCTGTGCCGGTTCCGGCTTAGGTCTGTCCGCCGAGGGATGCGCTCGGGGCTGAAGGTGGCATTTTTTTTCATCGGAGAGCTTCATGAAGCGAGAACGTAAAATAAATGTGTCTGAAAATACGGAAGAGCGTAAATCGCTTATTCGTTCCTATCTGCCCTTGGTTTTGGCCACGGCGGCAGCCTTGCTGCTGAGCCTTGAATACTGGCTGCAACAGGCAGGTTATCAGGGGCTTTGCCCCACCGCCGGATGTGCCGTGGTCGGCACCTATGTCAAATATGGCGAGATCGCCTTTATCGGCATGGGCGCGGCTTTCTTCTGGGTGCTGGCCGGACTGCTGTTCTTGAGCAGGCGATTGGACAAGGGCTGGCTGTGGATGCTCGTGGCGGTCGTGCTGACCGCCGGCCTGGCCTTTGACGGAGGAATTCTCGGGTTTCAACACTTCGGAATCAAGGAAACCTGTATTCTCTGCTATGCGGTGGGCCTCGCCCTGTTCCTGATTCTTTTCGCCTACGGATGGATGCGACGATCTTTGGCAGCAGTTGTCATGGGCGTTGCCGTGTGGAGCGCGGCTTTCGCCTCCCAGGCTATGTTCGTCTTCCCGGAAAAGACCCCTGACCTGCGGGAAACCGTGCTGACGTCCTGGCGTGCATCAGAGCAGCCCGGTCCGCAGCTGTATTATTTTTTCAGTTTGCACTGCCCGTTTTGCACCCATGTCCTGAGCAGCCTGGCCGCACATCCGCCCCAGGGGGGAGAGTGGCATCTGGTACCCCTGGACACCCAGCCGGCGGACCAGCGCAAGCTGGCCGCATTCCTGGACCACCCCCTTGTTGCGACGAATCCCTTTCAGGCTATCCTGGACGTGGAGCGTGAACCGGCATCGGACATGGAAATCCAGCCTCAAGCAGTCGCGGCCGCCAATAATGGCGGTGCTTTTCTGCGCAACAGCGGATACCGCGGAGTGCCGCTGCTGATCGTCCAGGAAACGCCGACAAGGCGGGTAACCTTGCAGGGCCGCGATCCGATCCTGAATTATCTGCTGGAAAAGCGTTTGATACCGTTTCGATTGTTTTTCTGAAGCACGAAGATGACCCGGCCATTGCCGCGACCAAAAAGAGGCCGGGAGGTTTTACCTCCCGGCCTTGTTTGTTTGTAATCTTAGGTTGAAGCCTCCTGGCTTTATTTACACATCCAGCAGCATTTCGAGATCGTTGCGGGTGATGTTTTTCCAGACGTCCTGGCCGGGGATGATGGATTCGGCCACATTGCGTTTTTGATCCTGCAGCTTGAGAATCTTCTCCTCCACGGTGTTCTCGCAGATCATCTTATAGGCAAAGACCTGTTTGGTCTGGCCGATGCGGTGCGTCCGGTCGATGGCCTGGCTTTCCACGGCCGGGTTCCACCAGGGGTCGTAGTGGATGACGTAGTCCGCTGAAGTCAGGTTCAGTCCGGTGCCGCCGGCTTTGAGGGAAATCAGGAAGAGGCGGATTGAATCGTCGTTGTTGAATCTGTCCACCTGCTCGAAGCGGTCCTTGCTGGAGCCGTCCAGATAGGTGAAGGGAATGTCGGTGGTTTGCAGCCAGCCGCGGATGATGTGCAGCATCTGTACGAACTGGGAGAAAACCAGCACCTTGTGGCCGTCCTCGACGATCCCGGTGGTCAGATCCTTGAACGCCTCGAATTTGCCCGAAGAAATGTTCGTGCTCACACCGGGCATGTCCAACCGCAACAGTTTGGGGTGGCAGCAGATCTGGCGCAGCTTGAGCAGGGCGTCGAGAATGGACATCTGGCTCTTGGCCATGCCCTGTTCGTCGATGTTCTTCAGGACCTGGTCCTTGAGCTTTCTGGCCACGGCCGTATACAGCTCCATCTGCTCGTCTTCCAGGGCGCAGTAGTAGACGTTCTCCACCTTGGGCGGCAGATCCTTGGCCACGTCGGCCTTTTTGCGGCGGAGAATGAAAGGTTTGACCCGCAGCTTGAGCTGTTCCAGGGATTCTTCATCCCCGTCGCGGATGGGCCGGACGAACCCGCTGTGGAAGGAATGCTGTGAGCCGAGAAAGCCCGGCATCAGGAATTCGAACAATGACCAGAGTTCCAGCAGGTTGTTCTCAATGGGCGTGCCGGAGAGGCAGAGCCGGAAGCGGGCATTGAGCCG is a window from the Desulfonatronum thiosulfatophilum genome containing:
- a CDS encoding CheR family methyltransferase — protein: MAPSTSSPLNLRQTPPISAEEFNELRRFIYDLAGIDIPERRKYLLENRLGPRLLDLGLRSYKEYALLLRHGPTKNEELKFFLSKITTNETSFFRDVKQLEVFEANVLKEVIREREQSEDKTMHIWSAGCSSGEEPYTLGIMLHEALRMSILGWKVRITANDLSPDMIAKAQDGLYGEHSLRTTSKDILNRYFTREPSGYRIHPKVKKLVSFSLINLNDKLALKRIPRSHIIFCRNVIIYFDDPMKQKVISGFYDNLLPGGYLVLGHSETIHKISRAFKPLIKPGGIVYRKDA
- the rpmA gene encoding 50S ribosomal protein L27, which produces MAHKKAGGSSRNGRDSAGQRRGVKRFGGQQVLAGNILVRQLGTKFHPGKNVGMGRDYTLFALTDGVVEFERYTRQRKVKTRINIVPADSPAN
- the rplU gene encoding 50S ribosomal protein L21 — protein: MRYAIVESGGKQYRMEEGVSLKVDRIHAEPGAEVLLDKVLLVGNESEAMAGQPYVSDAKVACEVLEHGRDKKIIVFRFWRRKDSRKKQGHRQEFTKIMVKSIQA
- a CDS encoding ComF family protein, which translates into the protein MARLVQEYFPALNKRCPVCGALKDEASSDPASTATLNVCAVCRSRLVQRITGYCPRCGKLYEVDAGPPMLCLDCRLSPPPWHNVYFYGPYNDLLKSLVLRFKFQAQLGLGRLLHDLLRLSLQAAEATSHDLIVPIPLHPRKLRDRGFNQSLELSRGISHDGFGNLRVNALSRIRNTPAQHTLPRAQRMQNLKGAFQADNALVHGRTVLLVDDILTTGATAHAAARTLLQAGAVSVDLLVLARA
- a CDS encoding flavodoxin family protein, with product MTVSRPPLNGFAPYATGDFSSPAVISCSPRSGGNSDDAAAFFREGIRQAGGRSQLFFLRDFSIHPCQGCIRCAQDPRGECYLSDQDQSAQLFQALLAAPSIFISSPIYFYHVPAQFKAWIDRSQSYYLRKENQDPVMQKLAARPAIINLVAGRPQGERLFEGALLTLKYFLKTFNFHIQEQHVFRGIDNADDLRGRSDARETLISAGSHAWTQLSA
- a CDS encoding MBL fold metallo-hydrolase translates to MSAIQTFPLGPLQTNCYLLANQGQALVVDPGGAPDPVLRFASSNNLQIREILNTHLHFDHLYGNQALHLATKAPIRVPEKDVPLLASGLGSGNYMGLPKVDSYEYETISAGDTEFIGLQCRVLHTPGHSPGSLSYYFPDLNAVFVGDVLFAGSIGRTDFFGGDMETLLNAVRSQLFTLPQETIVYPGHGPATTVREEQLTNPYFED
- a CDS encoding nitroreductase family protein, with the protein product MPHPEPTIFQALLQRRSVRKFTDQPVDTEHLRRILDAGRWAPSGLNNQPWRFLVIHKNDPRQESLAGLTKYAAIVRNAGALIALFLHKPAMYHEGKDHQAAGACIQNMLLAIHGLGLGGVWLGEIINQEEQVIQALDLNPDEYRIMAVIALGHPAHPGASSRRPLEELLLEAL
- a CDS encoding HD domain-containing protein — protein: MLRKTPRSGYQFLGSGQENVAEHSFRTTVIAYVLASLTEGADLLRTMGMALFHDLHETRIGDFNYVNRIYNSRKTLLALEHALDGTGLDDVMQWWRELDATQSLESRLVHDADQLDLILNLKQEQDLGNPYAAKWLECALPRLHTDLARDLAAVIMHTDHTNWWFKRPDPSWWCKGHNPDSPEGME
- a CDS encoding MlaE family ABC transporter permease, with amino-acid sequence MTQFVAAVGGLFISISRDSGRMVLLFLEALSWLFRPPWRWRLFFKQMEFIGVNSVFVVALTSLFTGMVLALQTYYAFRMFSAETLVGATVALSMARELGPVITALMVTGRAGSAIAAEIGTMRVTEQVDALSVMAINPVQYLVLPRIIAGVIMVPLLTALSVFIGVFGGYLVGVRLLGIHGGIFMNKIYEFVTLSDLYNGLIKAACFGLVLTLVGCYKGFYTSGGAEGVGRATTQAVVLASVLILTSDYVLTALMM
- a CDS encoding ABC transporter ATP-binding protein, which gives rise to MPMEPIIEMRNVRKSFGREHVLRDLSLAIAKDSVSVIIGRSGGGKSVLLKHIIGLMQPDQGQVIIDGQDIARMSERQMAPVRRKFGMLFQESALFDSMNVEENVAFPLLEHTRKSRSEVMDIVAQKLTAVGLKEMGHKMSSELSGGMRKRVGLARALALEPKIVLFDEPTSGLDPVMAATINELIVRTQAEFHATCVVISHDIPAAMSTGHELFMLFEGRIIAQGTPDQIRQWDDPVVQQFIHGRAEGPISIV
- a CDS encoding MlaD family protein, coding for MTSGAEIKVGVFVLIACAALAYMTLRVGTGVFLPGDTYEVDVLFENVSGLRTNSPVEIAGIDIGLVETITLDGHQARVTLQLRSHVRLHSDAVATIRTRGVLGDKFVEIQPGGEPFPMVEDGGRITRGATPADMDQMFTKVGDIADDIRVVSRSAANVFGGPQGEQDLRLAFESLRDAAMGLNAMVQANAESVDFIVRNFRDFSADLRDIAGTNKEGIDRIVANLETASGQLQTTLQQAGDVLARLETGEGPLAKMISDPEMGQDLQETMASLESISRKIDEGQGTLGKLINEDTTAQELDRALEGINRFLAKQDQFQTSVDFTSEYLARHGETRSALTLRLQPAEDKYYLLSVVDSPQGRREKKETLTERWVNGERTVIREIEDRYYQSKITFSAQLAKRWDNLVLRGGLIESTGGVGVDYYLWDDRLQLLFEAYDFNKDDNPHLKAGAKLYFLRNFYASLGMDDFARSDRRSFYAGLGFHFTDEDLKYLLTSVPVPNL